Proteins encoded by one window of Amblyraja radiata isolate CabotCenter1 unplaced genomic scaffold, sAmbRad1.1.pri S154, whole genome shotgun sequence:
- the LOC116969314 gene encoding zinc finger protein 239-like: MSGMDSDVQAAEDVLPFDVGVPSFQARGLGYRAARHGESGELGYECDVCGKDWRCPSELETHRRVHTGERPFTCSDCGKSFKTAKVLKIHQRVHMGEKPYGCSICSKSFSQLSWLREHRQVHSSERPFTCSNCGKGFKSSKELKMHRRVHTGERPYTCSDCGNSFAQSSGLLLHQHTHTGERPYICAQCGKGFTKSSILLQHQHTHNGERPYTCVQCGKGFTKPSILLQYQHTHNGERPYTCAQCGKGFTSSTKLPMHQRTHNGERPYTCAQCGKGFTRSDCLLEHQRTHTGERPYTCAQCGKSFTHSSTLQEHQHTHTG; encoded by the exons ATGTCTGGAATGGATTCAGATGTCCAGGCAGCTGAAGATGTTCTACCTttcgacgtcggggttccatcgttccaGGCAAGAGGGCTTGGATATCGGGCCGCCCGTCACGGAGAAAGTGGAGAGCTCG gttatgagtgtgacgtgtgtggcaaggactGGCGGtgcccgagcgagctggagacccaccggcgggtgcacacgggagaacgccccttcacctgctccgactgcggcaagagcttcaagacggcgaagGTCCTGAAGATCCACCAACGGGTGCAcatgggcgagaagccctatggctgctccatctGCAGCAAGAGCtttagccagttgtcgtggttgcGGGAGCACCGGcaagtgcacagcagtgagcggcccttcacctgctccaactgtggcaaaggcttcaagtcgtccaaggaactgaagatgcacaggcgcgtgcacaccggggagcggccctacacctgcagcgactgcggcaacagCTTCGCCCAGTCCAGCGGCCTGCTgctgcaccagcacacccacaccggtgaacggccctacatctgcgcccagtgcggcaagggcttcaccaaatcCAGCATCCTGCTgcagcaccagcacacccacaatggcgagcgcccctacacctgcgtccagtgcggcaagggcttcaccaaaccCAGCATCCTGCTGCAGTACCAGCACACCCAcaatggcgagcgcccctacacctgcgcccagtgcggcaagggcttcaccagctccaccaAGCTGCcgatgcaccagcgcacccacaacggcgagcgcccctacacctgcgcccagtgcggcaagggcttcacccgctctgactgcctgctggagcaccagcgcacccacactggcgagcgcccctacacctgcgcccaatgcggcaagagcttcacccattCCAGCACCCTTCaggagcaccagcacacccacactggc